The genomic interval CACATCTACATCACTCAAGAAATCTTGATATTGTCTTAGCAAGGGTAAAAACGGACGAACACCGTTGGATAAATTCTTTAAAATTCTAGTAATCTCTTCTGTTTCTTCGTATTCTAAATTACTCAATTCACGAGAGTAACGCAAGGTAGCTTCTGGTTCTACATAAGCAATACTACCCGTTTTGGAACTTCCTAAAATGGTACCTTTAACTTTCCGACGGTACATCGCTAGTACGGCCAAAACACGTCGGTTTTGAACAATACTTTCTTTTATATCGTCCAAGTAGCCCAATCCATTATACTGCGTTAAAGCGACTCCAAAACTCTGATTCACTTTACCGCGAATCGAGTTCATATTTCTGCGAATCTCCACCAAAGCAGGCGAAGCATTGTCTTTAATTTCGCCATATTTATCCACTACAGCATCAATTTGGCTAATAATCTCTTTGGTCAATTCGACTTCCGAAGCTCGTTTGTTGATTATTGGGTAATAGTCGTCAAATTTTCGAAGAAAGTTCAATAAAAAGTTTACTGTTGCGGAGAGGTTGGCAATTTTTCTAAAACTACCTACTTCCAGGAAACTGTCTTCTATTGCTAGGAATTTGATTTCGTGCGTAATCGCGTCAAAACCATGATTCGGAATGGCATTGTTGTTTTGAAAAGACGAAACATACTCTGAGGTTTGCAACAAGGCATCCATCAGGGATTCTTTGTCTCTAAAAGGAGTGATTTCTAAAGCTTTTTGTTTTCCAATATCAGTATTGCAAATCGCCGAAATGGTTTCGAGCACTGTTGGAAATTGTAAATCTTGTAATGTTTTTTCGGTAATGGATATCATTATTGGTATGAGATTCTTTTAGGCAAAAATAGTTAATCGTAAAGACTATTACGCAGTGATTCGTTAAGTTTTCACAAAGATTAAAAGAGATAATTAATGTACTTAGCGAATCTTCGTATTTTCTCTGTGTATCTTTGCGAAATAACTTTTAGAAAATGCAAGTACCATTACCTCCAGATTGGCAAACTATTTTATCAGACGAAATCCAAAAATCTTATTTCAAGGAGTTGCAATTGGCTGTAGCCAAAGAATACCAAGAAAACACCTGTTTTCCGCCACAAGAGTTGATTTTATCAGCTTTAAATCATTGTTCTTTTTTAAATATTAAAGTTGTGATTATTGGTCAAGACCCGTATCATGGAGTAGGAGAGGCCAATGGTTTGAGCTTTTCGGTTAATGATGGCGTAAGAATTCCGCCTTCTTTGCGGAATATTAATCGAGAATTGTGTGATGATTTGGATTCAATTTTCATGCCTACTTCTGGAAATTTAGAACATTGGGCGAATCAAGGAGTTTTGCTGTTGAACGCTACTTTAACGGTTCGAAAAGACAGCCCGAATAGTCATAAACACTTAAAATGGAATTTATTTACAGATGCTGTCATCCAGAAAATTTCTGAAGAGAAAGAAAATGTCGTTTTTCTACTTTGGGGTGGTTTTGCTCATAAAAAAGGAGCTAAAATCGATCGAACCAAACATTTGGTTCTAGAATCTGGACATCCTTCGCCAATGAGTGCTAACCAAGGGAAATGGTTCGGAAACAAACATTTTAGTAAAACTAATCAGTATTTAAAAGAAAAAGGATTGGTTGAGATAGCTTGGTTGTGATTTCTATTTACTACTAAGTTTCTGATCAATCTTTTTTCAATACCTCAGGATTCACGATGTGTGGAACGTTGTTATTTTTATAGAACTCAATAATATTTAAAGCTGCCAAAGTTGCCATTTGATTTCTCGTTTCAACCGTTCCCGAACCAATGTGTGGCAAAATAGAAACGTTTTCCATTTGTAGCAAAACATTGTCAGCTTGCATAGGCTCCGGATTGGTAACATCGAGTCCTGCTCCCCATATTTTTCCAGTATTCAAGGCGTCTATTAAATCAGGTTCATTATGAATTAATCCACGGGAAGTATTTATAAAAATAGAACTCGGTTTCATTTGGTCAAATGCTGTCTTATTGAAAATACCTATAGTTTCTGTATTTAAAGAACAATGAACAGAAAGCACATCGCTTTGTTCTAATAAAGTATTAAAATCGACATATTTTGCGCCTAACTCTTTTTCGGCAATTATATTAGGTTTACGATTATGATAAATGATATTCATATTGTAAGCTCCCTTGCAGCGTTTGGCCATTTCAATGCCTATTCTACCAAGTCCATATATTCCAATGGTTTTGTTTTCTAATTCGATACCTAGATTTCCCGTAGGTTTAAAATATTTCCACTCATTATTAATAATACTTTTATGTAAATAGAACATTTTGCGAGAAGTTGCAATCATTAATCCAAAGGCTATATCAGCAGTAGCTTTGCTTAAAACATCTGGCGTATTGCCTATAGGAATCCCTAATTTTGTAGCCTCTACAACATCAATATTATCGTAACCGACAGCAAATTGAGAAATAATATCAAGATGAACACATTCATTCAAAAACTTCTGGTCGATTTTATCGCCTACTGTACAAAATAAAGCATTATTTTCTTTTGCTTTTTCAATCAATTCCTCCTGTGTCATTGGTCTATCTTGATTCCAAGAAGTCACAGTGAATCCAGCTTTTTTTAATAATGCAGTTCCTATTTTAGGGAAAATTCTTGAAAGAAATATTTTTTTATTTTCCATTATTTCTCAGATTGCTAGGTGTCTTTTCTTTAATTTAACGTGCTGTCTATACTACGTTTTCTATTATACATTTAAATAAGATGACGTTGCTAAACTCTAAAAATTGAGACAAACGAACGCCAATAGTACACTTACGGATTTACTTTTTTAAAACGCATCATCGGTACTTCTTCCATCATCATATTTAATTTACCGTCTTGGTCAAAACTGAATTTGTTAATTTTTTGAACCATATTCAAAAAGACATTTTCTCCTTCGCCACAATACATTCTAGTGGTTGGTCCAGCTTCGCCAAAAGAAATGGAATCACCATTCAAAGTAAAACTAGCCGAATAGCTATTGCAACTGTTATTACCCAATACTTTTTGGGATTCTTTATCAAATGTAATTGTGGGTTTTCTATCTGGATATAATCCTTCAAAGGCAATGCGCGGCCCTGAAATATACTCCATTTCCCAAGTGGTACCGTAGAGTTCGTCGTTACTACTTTCTTTTTTAGTAGCACAAGAAACAATTATAAAAGTGAAAATTATTAGCAAAATTATGCTTGTTATTTTCATCATGAAAATAAGGTTTTATTAATTTTTCAGGTTTCGTATTAGGTCTCAAAGATAACACAAAGATTTTACAGACAGATTACTAAACAATTTATCCTATTAGGTAGAGAAAATAGCTGGAATTAAAGAAAGCAACTCATTACAAGTTGCTTTTTGTATTTAATAGTGTTACAAATACTACCTTTTTTGCTTTAAATTAAGCCAGTATCGACATACTTTTACTCCTGTTCTTTGGCAATTTGTAAGGCCATCTCACTTAAGGCTGTTCCTCCTTTGATTCCAAAATCTAGTGTTCTGATAGGGAAAGGAATCATAATATCGTTTGCGTCATACGCTTTCTTAATTTTTATGATAGCTTCACTTCCTACTTTGTTGTATACAGACTGTTCAGGAGTATTAATCCACATTCTTATTGATAGATTGACTGAACTATCGCCAAATTCAACAAAAATCACAGTGATTTCATCTTCTTTAGAAAGTCCTTCAATATCGCTTACGGCATTTAATGTAATGTCTCTTACTTTTTCTAAATCATCACCATAAGAAACTCCTACACTTAGATCAAAACGTCTTTTTTGCAAGATTGTGTAATTTTCAATAGGATTTTGAAAGACTTCTTTATTGGGGATTATAACCGTTTTTCCTTGAAATGTTTCTAAAACGGTGTCACGAAGGTTAATTACCTTTACCTTTCCCATGTACTCCTTAATTTGGACAATGTCCCCAACTTTAAGTGGTTTTCTAAAAGATATAAATATTCCAGACATGAAATTAGCTGCAATATCTTGAAAAGCAAATGCTAAAGCCAGACCCAATATACCAGCACCTGCTAGAATAGAAGTAACTGCTTTATCTAAATTTAGGATAGTTAACACGGTAAAAATCACTATACCTATAAATATAAAGTAAACTATTGAGCTAAATAAATTATTAAGAGTAAGGTTGTTAGATATTTTTGTAATTAGTTTTGTAGTTAATTTGCGAACAAATTTAGCTATATAGATACCGATTGCCAAGACTATGGCTGCCATTACGATATTGGGTAATAACAGAATTAAAGCTTCAAACCAGTCGGTTATTTTGTCTGTAATTAAAGAAGAAATTTTATTGATGTCCATTTTTATTAGTGATTTCAGTGTCAAAGTTTATTAACGTTTATGAATTAATGTTTATAAATATCTAATATAATAAATGATTCCTTTGTTCACAACTTTATAAGTACTGATTTTTAAAGTAGCTACATTAATTATCTGAACATTAGTGATATGGTGAAGATTTGTTTTATGTTTAAGTTGTTGATTTACAACACAGTGTAAGGGGTTTAGTTGGTTTGATGTGTAAGTTCACTCGTGTTTTTATCTAGTTTCTCATATTGTACATTTATCCGAATTAAAATCACTACGTTTTCTGTTTTAAATTTAATTGGGTACTCGATCAGGTCAAGCATTCGAATAAGGAGAAAACGAACGCTAATTAGGGATAAGTTATCTCGACAAATAAGGTCATTGAGAGGCATCAGATACAAAATGTACAAACGCAAATGATGACGTAAGTGATTAGAGTAAAATGATGTCATATTAAATTATTTACAAGTAGTTAAAATTATGTGTTTATTAGATTATGAAATATAGGAAGCTTAAAAACAGAAGATATTGAGGTATTAGAATACTTTTATCAAAACAGCTCAATAGTACCATTAGAAAACGTTGTCAATACCACCTTAAGGTATAGAGCAAGATTTTTATGCTTCAACTTTTGTGTCCGATGTACAAAGAATAATAGAAAAGTAATGTGAACCTTGATTTGGAAATTAAAAAGAGGATTAGAAAACACAACTATTAAATTAATTACAATCGAGTGTATGAAGGACCTATAGTACCCATTACACCTAAATATGGAAGTTATGTCCTGAGAAAATCAAAACAAGGAGGTAAAAACAAAGGTCAAACTTCAAAAAT from Flavobacterium ovatum carries:
- a CDS encoding D-glycerate dehydrogenase, producing the protein MENKKIFLSRIFPKIGTALLKKAGFTVTSWNQDRPMTQEELIEKAKENNALFCTVGDKIDQKFLNECVHLDIISQFAVGYDNIDVVEATKLGIPIGNTPDVLSKATADIAFGLMIATSRKMFYLHKSIINNEWKYFKPTGNLGIELENKTIGIYGLGRIGIEMAKRCKGAYNMNIIYHNRKPNIIAEKELGAKYVDFNTLLEQSDVLSVHCSLNTETIGIFNKTAFDQMKPSSIFINTSRGLIHNEPDLIDALNTGKIWGAGLDVTNPEPMQADNVLLQMENVSILPHIGSGTVETRNQMATLAALNIIEFYKNNNVPHIVNPEVLKKD
- a CDS encoding mechanosensitive ion channel gives rise to the protein MDINKISSLITDKITDWFEALILLLPNIVMAAIVLAIGIYIAKFVRKLTTKLITKISNNLTLNNLFSSIVYFIFIGIVIFTVLTILNLDKAVTSILAGAGILGLALAFAFQDIAANFMSGIFISFRKPLKVGDIVQIKEYMGKVKVINLRDTVLETFQGKTVIIPNKEVFQNPIENYTILQKRRFDLSVGVSYGDDLEKVRDITLNAVSDIEGLSKEDEITVIFVEFGDSSVNLSIRMWINTPEQSVYNKVGSEAIIKIKKAYDANDIMIPFPIRTLDFGIKGGTALSEMALQIAKEQE
- the ung gene encoding uracil-DNA glycosylase, with the protein product MQVPLPPDWQTILSDEIQKSYFKELQLAVAKEYQENTCFPPQELILSALNHCSFLNIKVVIIGQDPYHGVGEANGLSFSVNDGVRIPPSLRNINRELCDDLDSIFMPTSGNLEHWANQGVLLLNATLTVRKDSPNSHKHLKWNLFTDAVIQKISEEKENVVFLLWGGFAHKKGAKIDRTKHLVLESGHPSPMSANQGKWFGNKHFSKTNQYLKEKGLVEIAWL
- a CDS encoding META domain-containing protein, whose product is MMKITSIILLIIFTFIIVSCATKKESSNDELYGTTWEMEYISGPRIAFEGLYPDRKPTITFDKESQKVLGNNSCNSYSASFTLNGDSISFGEAGPTTRMYCGEGENVFLNMVQKINKFSFDQDGKLNMMMEEVPMMRFKKVNP